A window of Trichoderma atroviride chromosome 3, complete sequence contains these coding sequences:
- a CDS encoding uncharacterized protein (EggNog:ENOG41) yields MLRRAAALPRHAALFTNATPHLPAHRIPSIRRPISFLPWRNKTTSEGHPVYFARPSSSPKPGAFRRQLGRILFTTLAAYACWQIFATVVFDPLLDWADHEWETLSEKEKKEMEDMADEDEPILFLPFPFTTKEVKQPPYKGSDPEWATFLAVNKDRQLQNDIQMGLAELIRRGVERNPAYVQLLGGRDIKLKKFWLDIIYPPAPPPKHYVSGIIIDDDGIFWGDRPMDSLAANHLNTAIYPKAVALSAWAFIDSLTRQTAQDIAKALGFNTPPPPEATWQAAILNRIKEQSELGTAGKQTVRVPGQPDKANFPLHTGISEIPGTPFSGVSQVDPRIQAALQAATVTFTKNWQPARQPPSRGCIKVDGLVELQGKSAVMAVYVLGWYDPKQRKFMGVQTGLKHLLQLKQRPGGWELAFTNIRRAFDFRFLYMYKY; encoded by the exons ATGCTCCGGCGCGCAGCGGCCCTTCCGCGACACGCAGCACTCTTCACGAATGCGACGCCGCATCTCCCCGCCCATCGCATCCCTTCTATTAGACGGCCGATATCGTTTCTACCATGGCGGAATAAAACAACGTCGGAAGGCCATCCGGTCTATTTTGCGCGGCCCAGCAGCTCACCGAAACCGGGTGCCTTCCGACGCCAGTTGGG TCGCATACTTTTCACCACACTAGCTGCATATGCCTGTTGGCAGATCTTCGCGACCGTCGTCTTTGATCCGCTATTGGACTGGGCAGACCACGAATGGGAGACTTTGtcggagaaggaaaagaaagagatggaagacatggcggatgaggacgaacccattctcttccttccGTTCCCATTTACAACAAAAGAGGTCAAACAGCCACCGTACAAAGGCTCGGACCCTGAGTGGGCAACATTTCTCGCTGTGAATAAAGATCGCCAGTTGCAAAACGACATCCAGA TGGGGCTAGCTGAACTTATACGACGAGGAGTTGAAAGGAACCCTGCGTATGTTCAACTGCTTGGCGGTCGAGATATTAAACTGAAGAAATTTTGGCTGGATATTATTTATCCCCCTGCACCACCTCCTAAGCATTATGTTTCTGG TATCATCATCGATGACGACGGCATATTCTGGGGCGATCGACCGATGGATTCGTTAGCCGCAAACCACCTGAATACAGCTATATATCCCAAGGCAGTGGCATTATCAGCGTGGGCGTTTATCGATTCATTGACTAGACAAACAGCCCAAGACATTGCCAAAGCTTTGGGTTTCAACACACCACCTCCACCCGAAGCCACATGGCAGGCTGCCATCCTCAACCGCATCAAAGAACAAAGCGAGCTCGGAACAGCTGGCAAGCAAACTGTCAGAGTCCCAGGACAGCCAGACAAGGCAAACTTTCCTCTTCACACTGGAATCAGCGAAATACCGGGCACGCCGTTTAGTGGCGTAAGCCAAGTCGATCCACGGATTCAAGCCGCCCTTCAGGCAGCTACAGTGACCTTTACGAAAAACTGGCAGCCTGCAAGGCAGCCACCGAGCCGAGGGTGTATCAAAGTTGATGGGCTTGTAGAGTTACAGGGAAAGTCTGCAGTCATGGCTGTATACGTCTTGGGGTGGTACGACCCGAAGCAACGAAAGTTTATGGGCGTCCAGACTGGACTGAAGCATCTACTACAGCTGAAGCAGAGACCAGGGGGGTGGGAGCTAGCTTTCACGAACATTCGGCGCGCGTTTGACTttcgttttttatatatGTACAAATATTGA